GCGATGATCCGCAGCAAGGTGGACTTGCCGCCGCCGCTGGGCCCGAGCAGCGCGGTGAGCTGCCCGGTCGGGAGGGACACGGAGACGTCGTCGAGCGCGACGAAGTCTCCGAACTTCTTGGTGACGCCGGTGACGTCGATGCTCATGGCAGCTCCTTCAGCTGGTGTGGGCGCGAGGACGGAGGATGGCCACGACGACGAGGCTCAGGATGCTCGCGAGGATGAGCAGGAACGACGTCGCGTACGCCGTCTCCTGCGCGAAGTTCTGGTACTTCGCCTCGACGACGAGCGTCGCGGTCTGGGTCCGGCCGGTGATGTTGCCCGAGACGATCTTGACGGCGCCGAACTCGCCCAGCGAGCGGGCCATGCTCAGCACCACCCCGTAGACGACGGCCCACTTGATGCTGGGCAGCGTGATCCGCCAGAAGGTCTGGGGGCTGTTGGCGCCGAGGCTGCGTGCCGCCTGCTCCTGCTCGTCACCGATCTCCTGGAGCACCGGGACGACCTCGCGGATGACCAGCGGCAACGCGACGAAGCACGTTGCCATCACCATCGCGGGGGTGTCGAAGACGATCTGCCACCCGGCCTCCTCGAGCGGCTTGCCGAACCAGCCGTCACGGCCGTTGTAGACGAGCAGCAGGGCGAGGCCGACCACGACCGGCGACACCGACAGCGGGACGTCGATCAGGGCGGAGAGCACGCGCTTGCCGACGAACTCCTGGCGGACCAGCAGCAGCGAGATCCCGACCCCGAAGACCAGGTTGATCACCACCGCCCAGAACGCCACGGTCGCGGTCAGCTGGAGCGCGTAGGTGACCTGCGGGTCCGAGAGCGACTCGCTGAGCGTCAGCAGCCCGTCGGCGAAGGTCTGCTGGACGACCAGCGCGACCGGCCACGCCACCAGCAGGAAGACGTACGCCAGCGCGGCGAGACGGAGCGTCCACCGCGCGGCCGCGGGCAGCCTCACCATCGGCGGGCCACCCGCCGCTGGACGATGTCGAGGGCCACGATGACGACCAGGGCGACCGCGAGCATCACCGAGGCCAGCGCCGCGGCCGAGGCGGTGTTGCCGTTCTCGATGAACGAGAGGACGCGCACGGACACCACCTCGGTCTCGAACGGACGGTTGCCCGAGAGCAGCACCAGTGACCCGTACTCGGAGATCGCCCGGGCGAACGACAGCGCCGCCCCTGCCGCGATCGCCGGCGCGAGGCCGGGCAGGATGATCCGCCGCACGATCGTGAGCCGGCTCGCCCCGAGCGACGCGGCCGCCTCCTCGACGTCCGCCTCCAGCTCCTCGAGCACCGGCTGCACGGTCCGGACGACGAAGGGCAGCGTCACGAACGCCAGCGCGAGGGTGACCGCGGACGGGGTGAACGCCCAGTGGAGCCCGAGCGGGCTCTGCGGCCCGTAGAGCGACAGCAGGACCAGGCCCGCCACGATCGTCGGCAGCGCGAACGGCACGTCGATGATCACGTCGAGGATCCCCTTGCCGGGGAAGCTGTCACGGACCAGCACCCAGGCGATGACAGAGCCCATGACGACGTTGATCGCCGTCACGAGCAGCGCCTGCAGGACGGTCAGCTGCACCGCCGCCCAGGTCTGGTCGTTGGCGAGGACGGAGAGGTAGCGGTCCCAGCCCCCGGCCGCGGCGGCGGCGACGACCGCAGACAGCGGGATCAGCACCAGGAGGCTGAACCAGAGCATGGCGATGCCGAGCCCGAGGCCGGTGCCGCGGGTGAGCGTGCTGCGGGGCCGCGCACGGCCGGGCCGGCCACCCCGGCGTCGCCCCGCCCGTACGGGGGACTCCGGACCGGCCGGCTCGGTGGTCGTGCTGGGGCCCACGAGCTGGGCGGAGGTCATTACTCCTCGCCGACCTTGCCGGTCTCCAGCTGCAGCTCGGTGATGATGCCCAGCGGGTTGCCGTCCTCACCGTCGCCGAAGTACTTGTCGGCGGCCTCGGCCCAGCCGTTGAAGTCCTCGTCCACGGTGAAGAGCTGCTCCGGCGTGGGGAACGGGTCGGAGGGGTCGTTGGCGCCCTCGACCTCGCCGACCTCGACGCCGTCGACGACCGGGCGGAAGCCCGCGCTCGCGTAGTCGGCCTGCGCCTCGGGACCCGTCATGAACGCCAGGAAGGCCTCGGCGGTCTCGTCTGCGTCGGCGGTCACGGCGGCCGGGTTCTCGATCAGCAGCGTGTCCGGCGGGACGACGTAGTCGATGTCGGCCCCGCTCTGCTTGGCGAGGATCGCCTCGTTCTCGTAGGACAGCAGCACGTCGCCGCTGCCGTCGGTGAAGGCGGTCGTGGCCTCACGCCCGCTGCCGGGGAGGGCGATGGTGTTGCCGAGCAGCTTGGTCAGGAAGCTCTTGGCCTCCTCCTCCGAGCCCCCGTTGCCGGTGACGTGGGCCCAGGCCGCGAGGATGTTCCAGCGCGCCGAACCGGAGGAGCCCGGGTTGGGCGTGATGATCTCGACGCCCGGCTCGACCAGGTCGTCCCAGGTCTCGATGCCCTCCGGGTTGCCGCTGCGGACCACGAAGACCACGACCGACGAGGTGGCGATCCCGTTGGTCTCGTTGTCCTTCCAGTCCTCGGCGACCAGGCCCTCGTCGACCAGGCGCGTGACGTCGGTCTCGAGCGAGTAGTGCACGACGTCGGCGTCGGCACCGGCGACCACGGCTCGGCTCTGGTCGCCCGAGGCTCCGTAGGAGGTCTCGAAGGTCACCCCCTCGCCCTCCGAGGTGGCGGTGAAGTCCTCGATGACGGGTTCGTTGGCGGCCTCCATCACGGAGAACGCGTTGAGGCTGAGGGTGGGGCCGTCCCCGGTGCCGCCCGCACCGGCGGTGGAGCAGGCGCTGAGCGACAGCGCGGCGACGAGGCCGGCGGCGGCGGCCTTCTGGTGGAGCTTCATGTCTGGTGTCCGATCGTCCAGGGTGAGACGTCTGCCCGAGCCGCGACGTCGATGTTAGATGACTAAGTTACTCGACTTAACTCAAGAATAGGACATTCCGTGCACAACGCGTGTCGCGGGTCGTCCGGTGGGCAGGATCACGTGGCGTCTCGCCGTGGCCGGACTATCGTGGGGCGGGTGCCCGCGGCCCACCCGACACCCCCGCCGCTGGCCCTGAGGAGGAGACGACCGAGGTGACCAAGCAGGTCAAGCAGCTCGACCGCGTCATCATCCGTTTCGCCGGCGACTCCGGCGACGGGATGCAGCTGACCGGGGACCGGTTCACCCATGAGTCGGCGTCCTTCGGCAACGACCTGTCGACGCTGCCCAACTTCCCCGCCGAGATCCGCGCCCCACAGGGCACGCTCCCCGGCGTCTCGTCGTTCCAGGTCCACTTCGCGGACCACGACATCCTGACGCCCGGCGACGCCCCCGACGTGCTGGTGGCGATGAATCCCGCGGCCCTCCGCGCCAACCTGGGCGACCTGCCCAAGGGCGCCACGATCATCGTCGACACCGCCGACTTCACCGCCCGCAACCTCACGAAGGCCGGCTACACCGCCAGCCCCCTCGACGACGAGTCCCTCGCCGAGTACGCCGTGCACCCGGTCGACCTGACCGGCATGACGGTCGCGGCCGTCAAGGAGTTCGGGCTGTCCCGCAAGGACGCCTCGCGCGCCAAGAACATGTTCGCCCTCGGGCTGCTGTCCTGGCTCTACGGACGCCCCACCGAGTCGACCATCGGCTTCCTCGAGAAGCGGTTCGCCAAGGTGCCGGCGATCCGTGACGCCAACGTCACGGCCTTCAAGGCCGGCTGGAACTTCGGCGAGACCACCGAGACCTTCGCGGTCACCTACGAGGTGAAGCCGGCGCCGATGGCGACCGGCACCTACCGCAACATCACCGGCAACCTCGCGCTGTCGTACGGCCTGGTGGCGGCAGGGGTGCAGTCCGGGCTCCCGCTGTTCCTCGGCTCCTACCCGATCACCCCTGCCTCCGACATCCTCCACGAGCTCAGCAAGCACAAGGCCTTCGGTGTCACGACCTTCCAGGCCGAGGACGAGATCGCCGGCATCGGCGCCGCCATCGGTGCCGCCTTCGCGGGAAGCCTCGGGGTGACCACGACCTCCGGCCCCGGCATCGCCCTGAAGTCGGAGTCCATCGGCCTCGCGGTGATGACCGAGCTGCCGCTGCTCGTGGTGGACGTCCAGCGCGGCGGGCCCTCCACCGGCCTGCCGACCAAGACCGAGCAGGCCGACCTGCTCCAGGCGATGTTCGGACGCAACGGCGAGTCCCCGGTCCCGATCGTGGCGCCGCAGTCACCGGGTGACTGCTTCGACGCGGCGATCGAGGCCGCACGGATCGCCGTCACCTACCGCACGCCCGTGATGCTGCTCTCCGACGGGATGCTCGCCAACGGCTCCGAGCCCTGGCGGATCCCCGAGATCGCCGAGCTCCCCGAGATCGACCCGGCGTTCGCGACCGCCCGCAACCAGGGGGACGGCGAGGACGCCGAGTTCTGGCCCTACCTGCGTGACGAGGCGACGCTCGCCCGGCCGTGGGCGGTCCCCGGGACCGCGGGCCTCGAGCACCGGATCGGCGGCCTGGAGAAGGGCGACGGCCACGGCAACATCTCCTACGACCCGGCCAACCACGACTTCATGGTCCGCACCCGGCAGGCGAAGGTCGACCGGATCGCCGACTCGCTCCCGCCGCTGGAGGTCGACGACCCCTCGGGCCAGGCCAAGGTGCTCGTGCTCGGCTGGGGGTCGACGTACGGCCCGATCGGCGCCGGCTGCCGCCGCGTCCGCAAGGCCGGCTACCACGTGGCCCAGGCCCACCTGCGCCACCTCAACCCGTTCCCGAACGACCTCGGCGACATCCTCGAG
This genomic interval from Nocardioides euryhalodurans contains the following:
- a CDS encoding sulfate ABC transporter permease subunit, giving the protein MVRLPAAARWTLRLAALAYVFLLVAWPVALVVQQTFADGLLTLSESLSDPQVTYALQLTATVAFWAVVINLVFGVGISLLLVRQEFVGKRVLSALIDVPLSVSPVVVGLALLLVYNGRDGWFGKPLEEAGWQIVFDTPAMVMATCFVALPLVIREVVPVLQEIGDEQEQAARSLGANSPQTFWRITLPSIKWAVVYGVVLSMARSLGEFGAVKIVSGNITGRTQTATLVVEAKYQNFAQETAYATSFLLILASILSLVVVAILRPRAHTS
- the cysT gene encoding sulfate ABC transporter permease subunit CysT, whose product is MTSAQLVGPSTTTEPAGPESPVRAGRRRGGRPGRARPRSTLTRGTGLGLGIAMLWFSLLVLIPLSAVVAAAAAGGWDRYLSVLANDQTWAAVQLTVLQALLVTAINVVMGSVIAWVLVRDSFPGKGILDVIIDVPFALPTIVAGLVLLSLYGPQSPLGLHWAFTPSAVTLALAFVTLPFVVRTVQPVLEELEADVEEAAASLGASRLTIVRRIILPGLAPAIAAGAALSFARAISEYGSLVLLSGNRPFETEVVSVRVLSFIENGNTASAAALASVMLAVALVVIVALDIVQRRVARRW
- a CDS encoding sulfate ABC transporter substrate-binding protein, whose translation is MKLHQKAAAAGLVAALSLSACSTAGAGGTGDGPTLSLNAFSVMEAANEPVIEDFTATSEGEGVTFETSYGASGDQSRAVVAGADADVVHYSLETDVTRLVDEGLVAEDWKDNETNGIATSSVVVFVVRSGNPEGIETWDDLVEPGVEIITPNPGSSGSARWNILAAWAHVTGNGGSEEEAKSFLTKLLGNTIALPGSGREATTAFTDGSGDVLLSYENEAILAKQSGADIDYVVPPDTLLIENPAAVTADADETAEAFLAFMTGPEAQADYASAGFRPVVDGVEVGEVEGANDPSDPFPTPEQLFTVDEDFNGWAEAADKYFGDGEDGNPLGIITELQLETGKVGEE
- a CDS encoding 2-oxoacid:acceptor oxidoreductase subunit alpha; translation: MSRVVRWAGSRGVSPWPDYRGAGARGPPDTPAAGPEEETTEVTKQVKQLDRVIIRFAGDSGDGMQLTGDRFTHESASFGNDLSTLPNFPAEIRAPQGTLPGVSSFQVHFADHDILTPGDAPDVLVAMNPAALRANLGDLPKGATIIVDTADFTARNLTKAGYTASPLDDESLAEYAVHPVDLTGMTVAAVKEFGLSRKDASRAKNMFALGLLSWLYGRPTESTIGFLEKRFAKVPAIRDANVTAFKAGWNFGETTETFAVTYEVKPAPMATGTYRNITGNLALSYGLVAAGVQSGLPLFLGSYPITPASDILHELSKHKAFGVTTFQAEDEIAGIGAAIGAAFAGSLGVTTTSGPGIALKSESIGLAVMTELPLLVVDVQRGGPSTGLPTKTEQADLLQAMFGRNGESPVPIVAPQSPGDCFDAAIEAARIAVTYRTPVMLLSDGMLANGSEPWRIPEIAELPEIDPAFATARNQGDGEDAEFWPYLRDEATLARPWAVPGTAGLEHRIGGLEKGDGHGNISYDPANHDFMVRTRQAKVDRIADSLPPLEVDDPSGQAKVLVLGWGSTYGPIGAGCRRVRKAGYHVAQAHLRHLNPFPNDLGDILERYDKVLVPEMNLGQLSMLLRARYLVDAIGYNHVRGLPLKAAELAEAIGELVASAEGVEVDLTTTPEEAVR